One stretch of Mustelus asterias chromosome 21, sMusAst1.hap1.1, whole genome shotgun sequence DNA includes these proteins:
- the LOC144509366 gene encoding homeobox-containing protein 1-like isoform X5 codes for MSYYNDEPRYTIEQIDLLQRLRRSGMTKHEIIHALETMERLDQEQNEKFVRRPNYSSNYGNNVSASSSTASAATQTQSIAQSPSPSNSYDTSPPPYNASHTGRESTANERLVASGTLSPRYQNSGSQRSYSFDTGDDDADLEDKVEEYMRRDSNAVKEEIKAFLANRRISQAVVGQVTGISQSYISQWLLQQGLDMSEPKKRAFYRWYLLEKNSPGATLSMRPVSTTTTEDPEWRSNVSPVTGNFRLRRGSRFTWRKECLSVMESYFGENQYPDEAKREEIANACNTVIQKPGKKLSEFERVTPLKVYNWFANRRKEMKRRANIAAILESHGIDVQSPGGHSNSDDIEGNDYCEQVSHDY; via the exons atgtCTTACTACAATGATGAGCCCCGATACACTATTGAACAAATTGATCTTCTGCAGCGCCTGCGCCGATCAGGAATGACTAAACACGAAATCATTCATGCACTTGAAACAATGGAACGGCTAGACCAGGAACAAAATGAGAAATTTGTCAGGCGGCCCAACTATAGCAGCAACTATGGCAACAACGTGTCAGCGTCCTCTTCAACTGCTTCTGCTGCTACACAGACTCAAAGTATAGCGCAATCGCCGTCACCTAGCAATAGCTACGACACATCCCCTCCACCCTACAATGCAAGCCACACAGGGCGAGAAAGCACCGCAAATGAGAGACTTGTTGCCAGCGGAACATTGTCTCCGCGGTACCAGAACAGTGGGAGTCAGAGGTCGTATAGTTTTGACACAGGAGATGATGATGCAGATTTGGAGGATAAAGTGGAGGAGTACATGAG AAGGGACAGTAATGCAGTAAAAGAAGAAATCAAAGCATTTTTAGCCAATCGGAGGATTTCTCAGGCTGTAGTGGGGCAAGTCACAG GTATTAGCCAAAGCTATATATCCCAGTGGCTGTTGCAGCAGGGTCTTGATATGAGTGAGCCCAAGAAGAGGGCATTTTATAGATGGTACCTTCTAGAAAAAAATAGTCCAG GTGCTACTTTAAGTATGAGGCCAGTTTCGACCACAACAACAGAGGACCCTGAGTGGCGGTCAAACGTCAGTCCAGTGACAGGAAACTTTCGTCTCAGAAGAGGAAGTAGATTCACCTGGCGCAAAGAGTGCCTGTCTGTCATGGAAAG TTATTTTGGTGAAAATCAGTATCCAGATGAGGCAAAGCGTGAAGAAATTGCAAATGCCTGCAATACAGTCATACAGAAACCGG GTAAAAAGTTATCAGAGTTTGAGCGAGTTACCCCTCTGAAAGTGTACAACTGGTTTGCGAATCGTCGGAAGGAGATGAAGAGAAGGGCAAACATAG CAGCAATCCTGGAGAGccatgggattgatgttcagagTCCTGGTGGACATTCCAATAGTGACGACATCGAGGGCAATGACTACTGTGAGCAAGTGAGTCACGACTATTAG
- the LOC144509366 gene encoding homeobox-containing protein 1-like isoform X6, giving the protein MSYYNDEPRYTIEQIDLLQRLRRSGMTKHEIIHALETMERLDQEQNEKFVRRPNYSSNYGNNVSASSSTASAATQTQSIAQSPSPSNSYDTSPPPYNASHTGRESTANERLVASGTLSPRYQNSGSQRSYSFDTGDDDADLEDKVEEYMRRDSNAVKEEIKAFLANRRISQAVVGQVTGISQSYISQWLLQQGLDMSEPKKRAFYRWYLLEKNSPGATLSMRPVSTTTTEDPEWRSNVSPVTGNFRLRRGSRFTWRKECLSVMESYFGENQYPDEAKREEIANACNTVIQKPGKKLSEFERVTPLKVYNWFANRRKEMKRRANIAILESHGIDVQSPGGHSNSDDIEGNDYCEQVSHDY; this is encoded by the exons atgtCTTACTACAATGATGAGCCCCGATACACTATTGAACAAATTGATCTTCTGCAGCGCCTGCGCCGATCAGGAATGACTAAACACGAAATCATTCATGCACTTGAAACAATGGAACGGCTAGACCAGGAACAAAATGAGAAATTTGTCAGGCGGCCCAACTATAGCAGCAACTATGGCAACAACGTGTCAGCGTCCTCTTCAACTGCTTCTGCTGCTACACAGACTCAAAGTATAGCGCAATCGCCGTCACCTAGCAATAGCTACGACACATCCCCTCCACCCTACAATGCAAGCCACACAGGGCGAGAAAGCACCGCAAATGAGAGACTTGTTGCCAGCGGAACATTGTCTCCGCGGTACCAGAACAGTGGGAGTCAGAGGTCGTATAGTTTTGACACAGGAGATGATGATGCAGATTTGGAGGATAAAGTGGAGGAGTACATGAG AAGGGACAGTAATGCAGTAAAAGAAGAAATCAAAGCATTTTTAGCCAATCGGAGGATTTCTCAGGCTGTAGTGGGGCAAGTCACAG GTATTAGCCAAAGCTATATATCCCAGTGGCTGTTGCAGCAGGGTCTTGATATGAGTGAGCCCAAGAAGAGGGCATTTTATAGATGGTACCTTCTAGAAAAAAATAGTCCAG GTGCTACTTTAAGTATGAGGCCAGTTTCGACCACAACAACAGAGGACCCTGAGTGGCGGTCAAACGTCAGTCCAGTGACAGGAAACTTTCGTCTCAGAAGAGGAAGTAGATTCACCTGGCGCAAAGAGTGCCTGTCTGTCATGGAAAG TTATTTTGGTGAAAATCAGTATCCAGATGAGGCAAAGCGTGAAGAAATTGCAAATGCCTGCAATACAGTCATACAGAAACCGG GTAAAAAGTTATCAGAGTTTGAGCGAGTTACCCCTCTGAAAGTGTACAACTGGTTTGCGAATCGTCGGAAGGAGATGAAGAGAAGGGCAAACATAG CAATCCTGGAGAGccatgggattgatgttcagagTCCTGGTGGACATTCCAATAGTGACGACATCGAGGGCAATGACTACTGTGAGCAAGTGAGTCACGACTATTAG
- the LOC144509366 gene encoding homeobox-containing protein 1-like isoform X4 — protein MSYYNDEPRYTIEQIDLLQRLRRSGMTKHEIIHALETMERLDQEQNEKFVRRPNYSSNYGNNVSASSSTASAATQTQSIAQSPSPSNSYDTSPPPYNASHTGRESTANERLVASGTLSPRYQNSGSQRSYSFDTGDDDADLEDKVEEYMRRDSNAVKEEIKAFLANRRISQAVVGQVTGISQSYISQWLLQQGLDMSEPKKRAFYRWYLLEKNSPGATLSMRPVSTTTTEDPEWRSNVSPVTGNFRLRRGSRFTWRKECLSVMESYFGENQYPDEAKREEIANACNTVIQKPGKKLSEFERVTPLKVYNWFANRRKEMKRRANIEAAILESHGIDVQSPGGHSNSDDIEGNDYCEQVSHDY, from the exons atgtCTTACTACAATGATGAGCCCCGATACACTATTGAACAAATTGATCTTCTGCAGCGCCTGCGCCGATCAGGAATGACTAAACACGAAATCATTCATGCACTTGAAACAATGGAACGGCTAGACCAGGAACAAAATGAGAAATTTGTCAGGCGGCCCAACTATAGCAGCAACTATGGCAACAACGTGTCAGCGTCCTCTTCAACTGCTTCTGCTGCTACACAGACTCAAAGTATAGCGCAATCGCCGTCACCTAGCAATAGCTACGACACATCCCCTCCACCCTACAATGCAAGCCACACAGGGCGAGAAAGCACCGCAAATGAGAGACTTGTTGCCAGCGGAACATTGTCTCCGCGGTACCAGAACAGTGGGAGTCAGAGGTCGTATAGTTTTGACACAGGAGATGATGATGCAGATTTGGAGGATAAAGTGGAGGAGTACATGAG AAGGGACAGTAATGCAGTAAAAGAAGAAATCAAAGCATTTTTAGCCAATCGGAGGATTTCTCAGGCTGTAGTGGGGCAAGTCACAG GTATTAGCCAAAGCTATATATCCCAGTGGCTGTTGCAGCAGGGTCTTGATATGAGTGAGCCCAAGAAGAGGGCATTTTATAGATGGTACCTTCTAGAAAAAAATAGTCCAG GTGCTACTTTAAGTATGAGGCCAGTTTCGACCACAACAACAGAGGACCCTGAGTGGCGGTCAAACGTCAGTCCAGTGACAGGAAACTTTCGTCTCAGAAGAGGAAGTAGATTCACCTGGCGCAAAGAGTGCCTGTCTGTCATGGAAAG TTATTTTGGTGAAAATCAGTATCCAGATGAGGCAAAGCGTGAAGAAATTGCAAATGCCTGCAATACAGTCATACAGAAACCGG GTAAAAAGTTATCAGAGTTTGAGCGAGTTACCCCTCTGAAAGTGTACAACTGGTTTGCGAATCGTCGGAAGGAGATGAAGAGAAGGGCAAACATAG AAGCAGCAATCCTGGAGAGccatgggattgatgttcagagTCCTGGTGGACATTCCAATAGTGACGACATCGAGGGCAATGACTACTGTGAGCAAGTGAGTCACGACTATTAG